Genomic DNA from Klebsiella variicola:
GCAACCTGCCGTACAATATCTCGACGCCGCTAATGTTCCATCTGTTCAGCTATACTGATGCCATTGCCGATATGCACTTTATGCTGCAGAAGGAAGTGGTCAATCGTCTGGTTGCCGGGCCGAACAGTAAGGCGTATGGTCGGTTAAGCGTGATGGCGCAATATTATTGCCAGGTGATCCCGGTACTCGAAGTGCCGCCGAGCGCGTTTACCCCGCCGCCTAAGGTCGACTCCGCGGTGGTTCGCCTGGTGCCGCACCGCACCATGCCGTATCCGGTAAAAGAGGTCCGGGTACTGAGCCGCATCACCACCGAAGCCTTCAACCAGCGCCGTAAGACCATCCGCAATAGTCTCGGCAATCTGTTTAGCGTTGAAGTGTTGACCGAGCTGGGCGTCGACCCGGCAGTGCGTGCGGAAAATATTTCTGTAGAGCAGTACTGTAAGATGGCCAACTGGTTATCCAACAATCTGCCTTCGAAGGAGAGCTAACCATGATTAATTCGCCTCGTGTTTGCGTTCAGGTGCAAAGCGTCTATATCGAATCGCAGTCTTCTCCGGAAGAAGAGCGTTACGTCTTCGCTTATACCGTCACCATTCGCAATCTGGGGCGGAGTCAGGTTCAGCTGCTTGGCCGCTACTGGCTCATCACTAACGGCCACGGTCGTGAGACTGAAGTTCAGGGTGAAGGGGTGGTCGGCGAGCAACCGCATATTCCCGCAGGCGGTGAATATCAATATACCAGCGGCGCAGTCATCGAAACGCCGCTGGGAACCATGCAGGGTCATTATGAGATGATCGATATCGACGGCGCGCCGTTCCGTATCGAGATCCCTGTGTTCCGTCTCGCAGTTCCAACGCTCATTCATTAAAACAATGTCAACATACCTTATTGGCGACGTTCACGGTTGCTACGATGAACTGATCGCATTATTAGCGCAGGTTGAATTCGACCCGAGCACCGATACGCTATGGCTGACCGGCGATCTGGTGGCCCGTGGCCCGGGGTCGCTGGAGGTCCTGCGCTATGTCAAATCTCTGGGCGACAGTGTGCGACTGGTGCTGGGCAACCATGATCTCCACCTGCTGGCCGTCTTCGCCGGTATCAGCCGTAACAAGCCGAAGGATCGTCTGAAATCCCTGCTGGAAGCCCCGGATGCCGACGAGCTGCTCAACTGGTTGCGTCGCCAGCCGCTGCTGCAGGTGGATGAAGAGAAAAAGCTGGTGATGGCCCACGCGGGCATCACGCCGCAGTGGGATCTGGAGACCGCCCAGCAGTGCGCGCGCGATGTAGAAGCGGTGCTCTCCAGCGACTCCTACCCTTTCTTCCTCGATGCCATGTATGGCGATATGCCGAATCACTGGAGCAACGAGCTGAGCGGTCTGGCGCGCCTGCGCTTTATCTCTAATGCTTTTACCCGCATGCGCTACTGCTTCCCCAACGGCCAGCTGGATATGTATTCGAAAGAGGCGCCCGAGGACGCCCCGGCGCCGCTGAAGCCGTGGTTTGCCATTCCTGGCCCGGTCAGCAATGCCTACAGCATTGCCTTTGGCCACTGGGCTTCACTGGAGGGACGCGGTACGCCGGAGGGGATTTACGCCCTGGATACGGGCTGCTGCTGGGGCGGGGAACTCACCTGCCTGCGCTGGGAAGATAAGCAGTACTTCACCCAGCCGTCGAACCGCCAGAAAAGCCTCGACGAAGGCGAAGCCGTCGCGTCCTGAGTCTTCCCGGATGGCGGCGCGTTGCGCCTTATCCGGGCTACATTGCCTTGCGATTTGTCGCCCCGGGCAAGAACGGCGGACGCGAAGCCACTTTTGTGTCGGGTGGCGGCTAACGCCTTACCCGACCTACATTTCCTTGCGATTTGTCGCCAGGACAGCGCTCCCGAAAGACGAGGCCCGCGGCGGGGAACATGACGAGATACTGAGTGCGCCTTCGTCGCGGAATTCACGCAAAAGAAAACCCCGGTCACGCCAGGCGCACCGGGGTTTTTTCATTGCTATCCTTCCCGCTTAACGGCGTTCGAGGATCTCAAAGCAGTAGCTGTGGGAGTTCTGCGCGTCAGCGTCATGAAACTCGCTGAACACCGACTCCCACTCGTCCGGGTCGTAATCCGGGAAATGGGTATCGCCTTCCACTTCCGCATCAATGTGCGTCAGATAGAGCTTATGCGCTTTCGGCAGGAACTGCTCATAAACGCGGCCGCCGCCAATCACCATAATCTCTTCCACATCGCCGCAGGCAGCAATCGCTTCCTCCACTGAGGAGACCCACTGCACGCGATCGTCGCTGCCGGGTTTGCTGCTGATCACGATATTTTTACGCCCCGGCAACGGGCGCCCAATGGATTCCCAGGTCAGACGCCCCATCACCACCGGCTTATTTAACGTGTTGCGTTTGAACCAGGCGAGATCGGCAGGCAGGTTCCATGGCATGGCGTTTTCCATACCAATGACGCGATCTACCGCTAACGCCGCAATCAGACTGATCATTCATTCATTCCCGAG
This window encodes:
- the rsmA gene encoding 16S rRNA (adenine(1518)-N(6)/adenine(1519)-N(6))-dimethyltransferase RsmA is translated as MNNRVHQGHLARKRFGQNFLNDQFVIDSIVSAINPQKGQAMVEIGPGLAALTEPVGERLDQLTVIELDRDLAARLQTHPFLGPKLTIYQQDAMTMNFGELAEKMGQPLRVFGNLPYNISTPLMFHLFSYTDAIADMHFMLQKEVVNRLVAGPNSKAYGRLSVMAQYYCQVIPVLEVPPSAFTPPPKVDSAVVRLVPHRTMPYPVKEVRVLSRITTEAFNQRRKTIRNSLGNLFSVEVLTELGVDPAVRAENISVEQYCKMANWLSNNLPSKES
- the apaG gene encoding Co2+/Mg2+ efflux protein ApaG, with product MINSPRVCVQVQSVYIESQSSPEEERYVFAYTVTIRNLGRSQVQLLGRYWLITNGHGRETEVQGEGVVGEQPHIPAGGEYQYTSGAVIETPLGTMQGHYEMIDIDGAPFRIEIPVFRLAVPTLIH
- the apaH gene encoding bis(5'-nucleosyl)-tetraphosphatase (symmetrical) ApaH, whose protein sequence is MSTYLIGDVHGCYDELIALLAQVEFDPSTDTLWLTGDLVARGPGSLEVLRYVKSLGDSVRLVLGNHDLHLLAVFAGISRNKPKDRLKSLLEAPDADELLNWLRRQPLLQVDEEKKLVMAHAGITPQWDLETAQQCARDVEAVLSSDSYPFFLDAMYGDMPNHWSNELSGLARLRFISNAFTRMRYCFPNGQLDMYSKEAPEDAPAPLKPWFAIPGPVSNAYSIAFGHWASLEGRGTPEGIYALDTGCCWGGELTCLRWEDKQYFTQPSNRQKSLDEGEAVAS
- the folA gene encoding type 3 dihydrofolate reductase; amino-acid sequence: MISLIAALAVDRVIGMENAMPWNLPADLAWFKRNTLNKPVVMGRLTWESIGRPLPGRKNIVISSKPGSDDRVQWVSSVEEAIAACGDVEEIMVIGGGRVYEQFLPKAHKLYLTHIDAEVEGDTHFPDYDPDEWESVFSEFHDADAQNSHSYCFEILERR